In Citrus sinensis cultivar Valencia sweet orange chromosome 2, DVS_A1.0, whole genome shotgun sequence, a single genomic region encodes these proteins:
- the LOC127900289 gene encoding protein FAR-RED IMPAIRED RESPONSE 1-like produces MDNFEQVEEVDEVGELQDLQGADLEENNEELVVENVVEPTVGMSFDSPDEMFEYYKTYGLQEGFPVMRRSCRKGDDESLRYVTFTCGRNGKSKAKATNVLRLQPNQKIGCNAKIGGRLYIVSGKWLEINEEARIKMAQSFKSIVVEVGGFENVSFLERDARNHVDKVRRLRLGEGDAIAIQRYFQKMQTENDGFYFSIDLDEEGRLKNVFWADPRSRAAYKDFGDVVTFDTTYLTNKYDMPFALFVGVNHHGQSILLGCGLISHEDTETFT; encoded by the exons ATGGATAATTTTGAACAAGTGGAGGAGGTTGATGAAGTTGGGGAATTGCAGGATTTACAGGGGGCTGATTTGGAAGAAAACAATGAGGAATTGGTGGTGGAAAATGTTGTTGAGCCTACGGTTGGGATGTCTTTTGATAGTCCTGATGAAatgtttgaatattataaaacttatGGCCTACAAGAGGGGTTTCCAGTGATGCGGAGATCTTGTAGAAAAGGGGATGATGAGAGTTTGAGATATGTGACGTTTACTTGTGGGAGAAACGGCAAGTCAAAAGCCAAAGCCACTAATGTTTTGCGGCTTCAACCAAACCAAAAGATTGGATGCAATGCTAAAATTGGAGGACGTTTGTATATTGTTAGTGGAAAATGG cttgaaataaatgaagaagctAGAATTAAAATGGCTCAAAGTTTTAAGTCGATTGTTGTCGAGGTTGGTGGCTTTGAAAATGTGTCATTTTTAGAAAGAGATGCTAGAAATCATGTTGACAAGGTGAGGCGATTAAGACTCGGAGAAGGGGATGCTATTGCAATTCAGAGGTATTTTCAGAAAATGCAAACAGAAAATGATGGGTTTTACTTCAGTATTGACCTAGATGAGGAGGGTCggttaaaaaatgtattttgggCAGATCCAAGGAGCAGGGCAGCCTATAAGGACTTTGGGGATGTTGTCACATTTGATACCACATACCTAACAAACAAGTATGACATGCCATTTGCTCTTTTTGTAGGAGTTAATCATCATGGTCAATCAATTTTGTTAGGATGTGGGTTGATTTCGCATGAGGACACGGAAACATTTACGTAG